A region of the Nitrospira sp. genome:
ACAGAACGGCAGTTTCTTGCCGCCGTCATAGGGGCGCGCGAGGTTGGCGGTGATGAGGCATTGGGAGAGGTCTTGGCCGTCGGCGAGGAGGCGCCCATTGAGGCTGAAGTATTTATCCCGTGCAGGCGAATGGAGATCGACACGCACTGCGGTTACTAGCCACGCCACGAGAAAATCCCGAGCTTGAATCGGGAGTGCCCGCTCAGCGGCGCAGTCGCCTTTCAGTTCCGGCGTATCAATCCCGGCGAGCCGCACAGGAATATGATCCCCTAGCACTGGCGGCAGGAACGGATCATTGAGCGTCACGGTACAC
Encoded here:
- a CDS encoding thermonuclease family protein, whose amino-acid sequence is MPHDGHAVKLRKGAKETVQGATTSDYFPITVHHCYDEDTCTVTLNDPFLPPVLGDHIPVRLAGIDTPELKGDCAAERALPIQARDFLVAWLVTAVRVDLHSPARDKYFSLNGRLLADGQDLSQCLITANLARPYDGGKKLPFC